The genomic interval TCGTTCCAGAGGTTCCCACCAGGCGAGGAACTTCTCCAGGGCGTAAATGGGCTTTCAGCTCTTCAACGGGACGCTCCAACATGCCCCGGATATAGCCCTGGAGCGCCTGGAATTCTACATTGCTAATCGGGTGAGTGGTGACTCTTTCAGCCGTCAGGCGAACGGCACCGACCTTTGTGCTGCTGAGGGTACGGGGTTCGTGCCCATCCCCCAGAACCAGTTCCGTTGAACCACCGCCAATATCAATGATGATATGCGGCTGCTGGTTAAATTCCATCCCCGACAGAACGCCCAGATAGATACGGCGGGCTTCCTCTGGACCCGAAATGAGGTTAATCCACAACCCCAATTCCGCTTCAACTTGGCGCAAAAAATCCTTTCCATTAGGGGCTTCCCGAACGGCACTGGTGGCAACTGCGATGATCTGCTCAGCATTCTGGCTTTTTGAGACCTCCTGACACCGCCGCAGCGCATCCATTGCGCGTGCCATCGCTGCTTCCGTCAGGTTTCCAGTTTGCTGATCGCGATCGCCAAGGCGAACCGTTGTTTTTTCTTTTACGATAATTGTAAATGCAGGCAGCGTCGGTTGAATGCGGACAACAACCATATGGATGGAGTTTGTACCGACATCAATTGCAGCCAGAATCCGCTCGTGTTCCACTGACATGCCAGGGATACCCATCAACTGACTTTCGAGTTTATAAATTGTGTTGACCATTCTGATTGCGGGGTCAAAATCTCTGCCTGACCTAAAAATCCGGCAATTTTTTATCCACTTTATTTGTACACCCCTGAGGGGGCAGTCAGGTATTTATTTGAGCGGGCGGAGGATGTTCAATCGTTAATATCCATGCACTTGCGGCTGCTAGAGGATCGGTACAGTGACCCTAAAAACAGGTTTCCTGGGCAGAAGGGAGATTTCAGTGGCTACTAAAAAACCCAGTTTCTGTACCAGCGTTCTACAGGTGACAACCCTGAAAGTCCCTTCCAGAGAAAGAAGCTACCAAAGACAAGAGAAACGACCAGGGTAATCTGGCTTTTATACCGCATCAGCCAATTTGAGATCGACTGGAGCAAGCTTGCCGACTGGCGGGGAGCGATCGCACAGAGTACGAGGGGCAAAATCATCAGTGCCTGCGCCCCCAGAACATACGCTAAAAAGGTCATACCCCGATCCAATGGGCTGAGGTCGGCTCCCCAAATAATCCCGATCGCAGAGAGGGTAAAAACCCAGAGTTTTGGAGCGATCAGGGTGAAGAGCACGCCCAGCCCAAATAGAGTTGGTGCCTTTGCCTGATCGAGCATAGACATCCATTTGGGGGGTGGGGCGTCAGAGTCATCCTCGTTCATCAACTTCTTGACTGCCGAAATCAGCAGTAAGATTCCCAGCACCATCAGCAATACCGAAACGATTGGGGATTCGCCATTAGATCCCTCTGCGGCTGAGCTTTTAAGGACATAACCAAAGAGGAACCCCTGAAGTAATCGGACGATCGTTACTCCAGCGACAAAGGAGATTGCTCTCACAAGCCCATTGGGGCTACGCAAAATTAGCAAGACGATAATCATCCAGACAGGAGCCAGGGCGGCCCCCACCACCATCGGTAAAAGATCAAAAATCATAGATAGCAGTCCTAAATCAGTTGTGAGCTGGAGAGGCTTTGTGAGCAAGGATGCCATTGGAATCCTTGCTCACAATCCATCTAGGATCGCTATATGGGAAATCCAATTTATCTCTTCGCTCTCGGATCTCTTGCGAGATCCTCTATGACCTCCCCTGAGATTGCCATAGAAAGAGGTTAAACTTTGTCGCAGTTCCCCTGTTGCTTTATTGTTCATGAGCGCGATGAACCCAGACAACTCGCAACCTCATTGTTGTTTATCTTACCGCCTACTCCAAAAACCCAAATGGGTTCTACAAGAGGCAGCATTATTTGTAAAATTATGTAACTATTCTTAGTAGGGGTGATTAAGTTAGTCGCCCTTCTCTCATCAGTTAAATGGAACCCAACTTAAACGATTCTATGGATGCTGAATTGATGCAAGCGCTCTACGAAAATCATGCGCTGCAAGAGCAAATTGCGATGCAGACTCAATTTATGCATCTGTTGACCCACCAGTTGGCAACTCCCCTAACGTCGCTCAATGGTTCAGTGCATCTGTTGGCTGAGCCTTCTTTAGGGATGGAACAAAGGCAGGAATTTCTGACGCTGGTGCAGCAGCAAATTCACCGCTTAGAGCATTTATTGCAAGATCTGGTGGCGATCCGAAATCTTGAGACGGGTATTTTAGAAACCCATCCAGTTCTTTTTCCGTTGCCCGCCCTGGTGGAAGAAGTGGTTGAGGCTTTTCGTCCCTATTCCATAACCTATCAGTTCAGCCCTGACTTACCAGAGGTCTGGAGCGATCGCTGGCAGGTCTCCCAGGTACTTGTGAACCTGCTGTCTAATGCGATCAAATACTCCCCCAATGGTAGCCCGATTGAAATCGGAGCGATGCCCCTGTCGGCGGGTTGGGTACAAGCCTGGGTCAAGGACTCTGGCTTGGGCATTCCAGCAGCCGACCAGTCTCGTCTGTTTGAACGATTTTATCGGGTTAAGCATAGCGATCGCCAGAACATTGAGGGCACTGGTTTGGGGCTTTCCCTCTGCAAATTGTTGATTGAAAATCAAGCGGGACAGCTTTGGTTTGAATCGGTTCACAACCAGGGGAGTTGCTTTTACTTCACATTGCCAACTGTTTCGAGGGGCAATCAACTTTGAGTTGTTCCAATTCCTCCAAAACTGCTTGAAGCTGAATCGTTTTTTCTTCCAGCTCATGCTTCAATTTCTGAATCGTTAGTTGAGTTTGAATACGGATCAACACCTCTTCAAGTTGAAATGGTTTAGTTACATAGTCCACACCACCAACCTGAAATGCCTTTGCTTTATCGGTCATTTCCCCTAAAGCACTCAGAAAAATAACAGGAATAGAAGCAGTTTGTGGGTTTTCCTTCAACAATTTGCAAACCTCATACCCGTTCATTCCTGGCATTGTAATATCCAGTAAAATCAGATCGGGGGGTAAGGTTTTGATTGCGGTTAGGGCAAGTTGACCATTTAATGCTTTGCGAACCGTATATCCCTGATCAACCAGCATTACAGACAGAAAACGAATATTTTCTGGTGTGTCATCAACCACTAAAATATCTGCACTTAAGAACTGAGCGGAATAGGTGTTCATAGGGTATAGAGGGAAACTTTTCACCAGGTTGGGTTTGAGCTGATTAAATGAATTAGCTTATCTGCTGCAAGAGGTTCAGAAAACAAAAAACCCTGACCAAAATCGCAGTTTAATCCTTTCAATTGAAGGAGTTGCTGTTCCATCTCAATCCCTTCAGCAATCACATTCATTCCCATAGTGTGGGCAATATTAATAATTAAAAGAATTAATCCCAGGCTATCCCAAGTTTCATCGATGCGTTGGACAAAGGAGCGATCGATTTTCAGACTGTTGACTGGAAACGAATGCAAATAGCTGAGGGAAGAATACCCCGTACCGAAATCATCAATGCTTAACTGAATGTCCCGTTCTCGTATTTTTTGCAAAATTCCAACCGTCGCCTGGGCATTACTCATCACCGCACTTTCTGTAATTTCCAGCTTTAAAAATCGGGGGTTCAGTTGAGTTTCTTCGAGAATTCGATCGATGGACTCAATTAAACCAGGTTGCGTCAAGTGCTGAGCCGATAGGTTCACCCCCAGTGTCAGAGGAGTATCCAGGAGCTTTTCCTGTTGCCAGTGTTGGAGCTGTTGACAGGCGGTTCGCAAAACCCAGGAGTCGATTTGGGAAATTAGCCCCGTTTCCTCAGCGATTGGAATAAATAACCCCGGAGAAACTAGACCTCGCTGGGGATGCTGCCAGCGCACAAGTGCTTCCAGTCCCGTAATTTTACCTGTGCGGAGAGAGACAACCGGCTGGTAATGCACAATGAATTCTTCTTGCTGAATCGCTTTACGCAAATCAGTTTCTAGCTGCAACAATTGCAGCGCAGCCTGGTGCATGCCAGGGTTGAATACCTGATATTTGAATCTTCCAGATGCTTTGGCGCGGTACAGTGCAGTCCCCGCATCTCGCAGCACATGTTCTGGTTGCTCATAAGCGGGACTACCCAACGCCACACCCACGCTGGCATTTACAAAAATTTCGTGTTGTTCCAGTTGAAAGGGTTGAGCCAGCAGTTCAAGCAGATGCTTTGCCACCTGATGGGCACTATTGTCTTGCATGCCGCTTAGAAGCATCGCGAATTCATCTCCCCCCATACGAGCCAGAGTATCATCCTGGTTCAAGACAGTTCCCAAACGGTCGGCGATTGCTATCAGCAATTCGTCACCAACCTGATGCCCCAGGGAGTCGTTGACCAGATTGAAGCGATCGCAGTCGAGACACAACACCGCAAACTGGTAAGACGAGTCGTTCTTGGCAAGATTGAGGGCCTGCTCCAGACAATTTATAAATAGGGTGCGATTGGGTAACCCTGTGAGTGCATCGTACAATGCTATTTTCAATAGCTTGGCTTGGGCAGCTTCGAGCTGGTACGTGCGTTCCTTCACCCGGTTTTCTAGCTCAGCATTCAGTTGTTCGTTTCGCTGCTCTGCTGCTCTAAGTGCCAGTTGGTTACGAATCCGGGCGAGGACTTCTTCAACCTGAAACGGTTTCGTAATGTAGTCTGCACCACCCGCAGAAAATGCTTTTGCCTTATTCAGTCCTTCATTAATCGCGCTCAGAAAAATCACCGGAATTTTGGCAGTTTGGGGATCTTGCTTGAGCTGGCGACAAACAGCATACCCATCTATCTCTGGCATCATAATGTCAAGCAAAATCAGATCCGGGGGGGCTGCCTGCACAGCCGTCAGTGCCATTGAACCATTCAACGATTTACGCACGTTGTACCCCTCTTTAGCCAGAAGAGCAGACAGAACCCGTAGGTTTTCTAAGGTATCGTCAACGATAAGAATGTCAGCTTTAACGCTGTCAACCTGATTGTCATTCATTCGGGGTTCGCACTCAAAGGTTCTGTTGCTTACTAATGAAACTTTAAAGTTCAGAATGATGGGGTGTGGGAAAGGGGAAGGGGAAAGGGAAGCTGTGAGAATGTTCAGGTTGGGTATGGCTATTATTCCCGCCGGATCGACCACCTAACAATCAGGGGGTAATCTTAATTGTTACTTCATAGGGAAGGAAAGGATGAGGACAAAAGATGATAGGTTGCGGGGAAAGGCTCAAGACTAAAATAAGGGCAGAGGGGAATAGGTGGTAGGTGGTAGGTGGCAGCGTGAGGAATGAAATACCCCTATCCCCATTCCCAACTCAAAACTCAAAACTTACAACTCAAAATTCTCCTCCTCCCTACCCTTCACCAGGTCGAGCCAAATCTGCAAGTTGATCAAAGCGAAAGTTGTCTGTGAGATCGGTCAGCGCAGTCGCAAGGGCAGCGTTTTCTGGGGGAATTTGAGCAATTAGTTCAAAAATCAAGCGATCGCTGCACTGGGAGGCTGCCAAATACAATTGGTTGCGCCAGGCGGGAGACATGATTTCTAAGAAAGAGGGATGAAGAATGAAGGACGATTCTCGTTGCATGAAGGAGACTGAAAGGAAATTTTGATTTTCCTCATTGGTTGCTTCTCTATTATTGATTTCCTCGTAAATATATTTCACACCCAAATGGTGCCTGATTTTTTCCAGCAGGTCATTTTCCCGAAAAGGCTTGGCGAGGAAATCATCACATCCGGTTGAGAGGATTGTCTGACGCTGCTCTTCAAATACGCTGGCAGTCAGGGCAATAATGATAGTTGCCTGTCCTTGTAAAGAAGACTTAATCCATTGCGTTGCTTCGTAGCCATTCATGACTGGCATTTGCATATCCATCCAGATCAAATGGGGCTGCCAGTGTTCCCAGGCTGCGATCGCCTCCTGCCCATTCTCTACTGTCTGAACTTCAAACCCCAGTGGCTTCAGCAATCTTACAAGAAGTAGGCGGTTGACCTCCTTATCCTCTGCAATCAAGATGCGATAGGTTGGCTGGTCAGGAGCTAAACCAATGACTTTTCTGCCAACAGGTGGCTCAGTTTCCGCGATCGCTTCGTCAGCTGGCCTAATTTGAATATCAAAGGAAAACAGACTCCCCTGACCAATTTGACTTTTGACAGTGATCTTGCCCCCCATCATTTGCACAAATTTCTGACTAATTGGTAGTCCTAAACCACTGCCTTCACGGGCTTTCAAGCCACTCTCTGTTTGTCCAAAGGCTTCAAATAGGGTTTTCAGTTCGTGGGGAGCGATACCATGTCCCGTATCTTCGACTTCAAAGTGGAGTGAGGAGTGAGGGGTGAAGGGTGAGGGGTGAGGAAATGAAGGTTTTGAATTTTGAACTTCATTCTCCGTGTCCCCGCGTCCCCTTGTCTCCGTGTCTGCCTCCTGCCCCCTGCCCCCTGCCCCTGCCCCCTCACCCTCAACGTCACCCTTCCCCGTTCAGTGAATTTAATCGCATTACCCAGCAGATTAATTAGAACTTGACGCAGTTTGCCTTCGTCGGCTTTGATGAACTGGGGTACCTCAGGGGCGCGATCGCAAATAAACCGTAAGCCCTTGGATTTGATGCGAAGCTGGAGCATTTCCTGAAGATTGTCCAGGAAGCGGTAGAGATCGAAGGAATTTTCATTTAGTGCGGAACGTCCGGCTTCGATCTTTGACATCTCTAGAATGTCATTGATCAATTCCAGTAGGTGTTCACCACTGCGGTTGATGATATCAACATATTGCCAATGTTCAGGAGCGAGAGACTGATCACGGTGCATGAGTTGAGTAAAGCCAAGAATGGCATTGAGGGGAGTTCTCAGTTCATGGCTCATGTTGGCTAAAAATTCACTCTTTGCCC from Kovacikia minuta CCNUW1 carries:
- a CDS encoding ATP-binding response regulator, giving the protein MAPHELKTLFEAFGQTESGLKAREGSGLGLPISQKFVQMMGGKITVKSQIGQGSLFSFDIQIRPADEAIAETEPPVGRKVIGLAPDQPTYRILIAEDKEVNRLLLVRLLKPLGFEVQTVENGQEAIAAWEHWQPHLIWMDMQMPVMNGYEATQWIKSSLQGQATIIIALTASVFEEQRQTILSTGCDDFLAKPFRENDLLEKIRHHLGVKYIYEEINNREATNEENQNFLSVSFMQRESSFILHPSFLEIMSPAWRNQLYLAASQCSDRLIFELIAQIPPENAALATALTDLTDNFRFDQLADLARPGEG
- a CDS encoding GAP family protein, with the protein product MIFDLLPMVVGAALAPVWMIIVLLILRSPNGLVRAISFVAGVTIVRLLQGFLFGYVLKSSAAEGSNGESPIVSVLLMVLGILLLISAVKKLMNEDDSDAPPPKWMSMLDQAKAPTLFGLGVLFTLIAPKLWVFTLSAIGIIWGADLSPLDRGMTFLAYVLGAQALMILPLVLCAIAPRQSASLLQSISNWLMRYKSQITLVVSLVFGSFFLWKGLSGLSPVERWYRNWVF
- a CDS encoding putative bifunctional diguanylate cyclase/phosphodiesterase, whose protein sequence is MNDNQVDSVKADILIVDDTLENLRVLSALLAKEGYNVRKSLNGSMALTAVQAAPPDLILLDIMMPEIDGYAVCRQLKQDPQTAKIPVIFLSAINEGLNKAKAFSAGGADYITKPFQVEEVLARIRNQLALRAAEQRNEQLNAELENRVKERTYQLEAAQAKLLKIALYDALTGLPNRTLFINCLEQALNLAKNDSSYQFAVLCLDCDRFNLVNDSLGHQVGDELLIAIADRLGTVLNQDDTLARMGGDEFAMLLSGMQDNSAHQVAKHLLELLAQPFQLEQHEIFVNASVGVALGSPAYEQPEHVLRDAGTALYRAKASGRFKYQVFNPGMHQAALQLLQLETDLRKAIQQEEFIVHYQPVVSLRTGKITGLEALVRWQHPQRGLVSPGLFIPIAEETGLISQIDSWVLRTACQQLQHWQQEKLLDTPLTLGVNLSAQHLTQPGLIESIDRILEETQLNPRFLKLEITESAVMSNAQATVGILQKIRERDIQLSIDDFGTGYSSLSYLHSFPVNSLKIDRSFVQRIDETWDSLGLILLIINIAHTMGMNVIAEGIEMEQQLLQLKGLNCDFGQGFLFSEPLAADKLIHLISSNPTW
- a CDS encoding sensor histidine kinase; translation: MEPNLNDSMDAELMQALYENHALQEQIAMQTQFMHLLTHQLATPLTSLNGSVHLLAEPSLGMEQRQEFLTLVQQQIHRLEHLLQDLVAIRNLETGILETHPVLFPLPALVEEVVEAFRPYSITYQFSPDLPEVWSDRWQVSQVLVNLLSNAIKYSPNGSPIEIGAMPLSAGWVQAWVKDSGLGIPAADQSRLFERFYRVKHSDRQNIEGTGLGLSLCKLLIENQAGQLWFESVHNQGSCFYFTLPTVSRGNQL
- a CDS encoding response regulator; this encodes MNTYSAQFLSADILVVDDTPENIRFLSVMLVDQGYTVRKALNGQLALTAIKTLPPDLILLDITMPGMNGYEVCKLLKENPQTASIPVIFLSALGEMTDKAKAFQVGGVDYVTKPFQLEEVLIRIQTQLTIQKLKHELEEKTIQLQAVLEELEQLKVDCPSKQLAM